A region of Candidatus Leptovillus gracilis DNA encodes the following proteins:
- a CDS encoding GAF domain-containing protein has translation MTQLEDPTVPRQTNAAEKIAALNQTVRRLEEELATHKESGAQISRFANQLRTAADVSKQLSSILNLDRLLNEVVMLLKERFQLYHVHVYLLDEDVGMLHMAAGSGPVGKRLREQQHAIRLETEHSLVARAAREGFIILVDDVSREPDFLPNPLLPDTRCEMAAPLILGGRVLGVLDVQDDRSYRFDQLDIATFSVFSGHIASAIQNAYLFEEQKQAEMALRHYAERLQSLHEIDQAILLTQSPEIIARTAVQRLKAMVPYHRASFSIFDYQTGQVQIYSATNGEDASLIPGEYRLTDNLMVLQRITQGPFFGNLSELPFNPDLFPGLAGSDIQSVLIYPLVAHEEIIGTLNLSRTVPDGFSEEDSLVVGEVVAPLAIAIEQARLYEQVKRHAQVLEEQNAELAQFAYVASHDLQEPLRIIISYVQLLERRYKGRLDEDADLFLHYIVDGALRMKGLINGLLDYSRLGRQGKSFAPTDCNAVVQQVLANLQMTIAETGAVIHQEPLPTLMGDAIQLNQLWQNLISNAMKFGGNEPEVYLGARQEGKEWLFWVKDHGIGLSLEYAERIFAIFQRLHTLEEYPGTGIGLAICKKIVERHNGRIWVESQPGQGATFYFTLPA, from the coding sequence ATGACCCAATTAGAAGACCCCACAGTACCCCGACAAACAAACGCCGCCGAAAAAATTGCCGCATTAAACCAAACAGTACGGCGCCTGGAAGAAGAACTGGCGACCCACAAAGAATCTGGCGCACAGATTTCTCGGTTTGCCAACCAACTGCGCACGGCTGCAGACGTTTCTAAGCAGCTCAGCAGCATTCTCAACCTGGATCGGTTGTTGAACGAAGTGGTGATGCTCTTAAAAGAGCGCTTCCAGCTTTACCACGTGCATGTTTACTTATTGGACGAAGATGTTGGCATGTTGCACATGGCCGCCGGTTCTGGCCCGGTGGGCAAACGGCTGCGCGAACAGCAGCACGCCATCCGGCTGGAAACAGAACACAGCCTGGTAGCGCGCGCCGCCCGTGAAGGCTTTATCATTTTAGTGGATGATGTCAGCCGCGAACCCGATTTTTTGCCCAATCCCCTACTGCCAGACACACGCTGCGAGATGGCCGCGCCGTTAATCTTGGGCGGGCGCGTGTTGGGCGTGCTAGACGTGCAAGACGACCGTTCTTATCGCTTCGACCAGCTAGACATAGCGACCTTTAGTGTCTTTTCAGGACACATTGCCTCGGCGATTCAGAATGCCTATTTATTCGAGGAGCAAAAGCAGGCAGAAATGGCGCTGCGGCATTACGCCGAACGGTTGCAGAGTCTACACGAGATTGATCAGGCGATTTTGTTGACCCAGTCACCAGAAATCATTGCGCGCACGGCCGTGCAGCGCCTGAAAGCAATGGTTCCTTATCACCGCGCCAGTTTTTCGATTTTTGATTACCAGACAGGCCAGGTGCAGATCTATTCCGCCACCAATGGCGAAGATGCGTCGTTGATCCCCGGCGAATATCGTCTGACCGACAACCTGATGGTGCTGCAGCGGATTACTCAGGGGCCTTTTTTTGGCAATCTGAGCGAACTGCCGTTTAATCCGGATTTATTTCCTGGTTTGGCCGGATCAGACATCCAGTCGGTTCTGATCTATCCGCTGGTGGCCCACGAGGAAATTATTGGCACGCTCAATTTGTCCAGAACTGTACCCGATGGTTTCTCGGAGGAGGACAGTCTGGTGGTGGGCGAGGTAGTTGCGCCGCTGGCAATTGCCATTGAACAGGCGCGCCTGTATGAACAGGTGAAACGCCATGCCCAGGTTTTGGAGGAGCAAAACGCGGAATTGGCGCAGTTTGCTTATGTTGCCTCCCACGATTTGCAGGAACCGCTGCGGATTATCATCAGCTATGTGCAGTTGTTGGAAAGGCGATACAAGGGTCGGCTGGATGAAGATGCGGATTTGTTTTTGCATTACATCGTAGATGGGGCACTGCGGATGAAGGGATTGATCAATGGCCTGCTGGATTATTCGCGGCTGGGGCGGCAGGGCAAGTCTTTTGCGCCGACTGATTGCAATGCGGTGGTGCAGCAGGTATTGGCAAATCTACAAATGACCATTGCTGAAACTGGCGCTGTGATTCACCAGGAACCACTGCCCACGCTGATGGGCGACGCGATACAACTCAATCAGTTATGGCAAAATTTAATCAGCAATGCGATGAAGTTTGGTGGCAATGAGCCTGAAGTCTACCTGGGAGCCAGACAAGAGGGCAAAGAGTGGCTCTTTTGGGTAAAGGATCATGGAATTGGCCTGAGCCTGGAGTACGCGGAGCGGATTTTTGCCATTTTCCAGCGGCTTCATACGCTGGAAGAGTATCCGGGCACAGGGATTGGGTTGGCGATTTGCAAGAAGATAGTGGAACGGCATAACGGCCGTATCTGGGTCGAATCGCAGCCCGGACAGGGCGCTACATTCTACTTCACCCTGCCAGCATAG
- a CDS encoding transcriptional regulator, which translates to MARLATRTARLREIESLLLLAADGLTAVELADKLEVDRRTVYRDVEFLCEQGTPVWQENGRFGINRARYLANVRLSFQEAIALVLAGLLLSRTVDDRNPHVTAALRKLASTLPDPLGSHLQRAADRVQQREDGSQTALLEAVAEGWGSGLQVKIAYRSPRSGALRQRIICPYALEPTPSGIYVIGHDSWSDEIRTFKLDRLESAAVLRKRFIIPADFDLEARLASGWRIMAGDEVNEVALRFAAEANAQARERQWHPSQTVETTPDGGCILRVQVAEPLEMKPWIRSWGAQVEVLAPGWLRADIAAEMRQAAAQYQPQPTAARPMYAK; encoded by the coding sequence ATGGCAAGATTGGCAACACGCACGGCGCGGCTGCGCGAGATAGAGTCGCTGCTGCTGTTGGCGGCGGATGGGTTAACGGCCGTTGAATTGGCCGACAAACTGGAAGTAGACAGGCGCACAGTCTACCGCGACGTCGAATTTTTGTGCGAGCAGGGGACGCCGGTGTGGCAGGAAAACGGCCGTTTTGGCATCAACCGCGCCCGTTATCTGGCCAACGTCCGGCTTTCCTTCCAGGAAGCCATCGCCCTGGTGCTGGCCGGGCTGCTGCTGTCGCGCACCGTAGACGACCGTAATCCGCACGTTACGGCCGCCTTACGCAAGTTGGCTTCCACCCTGCCAGACCCCCTCGGCAGCCACCTGCAGCGGGCCGCCGACCGGGTGCAGCAGCGGGAAGATGGCAGCCAGACGGCCTTACTGGAAGCCGTCGCCGAAGGCTGGGGCAGCGGCCTGCAAGTTAAAATCGCATACCGCTCGCCACGCAGCGGCGCTTTGCGCCAGCGTATCATCTGCCCTTACGCGCTGGAGCCGACCCCCTCCGGCATCTATGTCATCGGCCACGATAGCTGGTCCGACGAAATACGTACCTTCAAACTAGACCGCCTGGAAAGCGCGGCCGTCCTGAGAAAACGGTTCATCATCCCCGCCGATTTCGACCTGGAAGCCAGGCTGGCTTCGGGCTGGCGCATCATGGCCGGGGATGAAGTCAACGAAGTCGCGCTGCGCTTTGCCGCGGAGGCCAACGCCCAGGCGCGGGAACGCCAGTGGCACCCCTCGCAAACCGTCGAAACCACGCCCGATGGTGGCTGCATTTTGCGGGTGCAGGTGGCCGAACCGCTGGAAATGAAACCCTGGATTCGCAGTTGGGGGGCGCAGGTGGAGGTGTTGGCTCCCGGCTGGCTGCGCGCCGACATCGCCGCCGAAATGCGTCAGGCGGCAGCGCAGTATCAGCCTCAGCCGACGGCTGCCCGCCCCATGTATGCCAAATAG
- a CDS encoding YdcF family protein, with translation MKQRLWKTAVLLCLALSGLTVGWAGVQVYAYAQRDETRLADAAIVLGAAVFGERPSPVLRERINHAIALYQTGTVQYIIFTGGQGGPNETAEADVAAAYALAQGVPETAVLRETISTNTVENLTNAQQVAAAHGLDSFLIVSTPFHMKRAMSIAADLDMQAYSSPTRTIAWISWWTKLRAFAQEIVSYLAYMGRAAVG, from the coding sequence ATGAAACAAAGACTCTGGAAAACGGCCGTTCTCCTCTGCCTCGCTTTATCCGGGCTAACGGTGGGCTGGGCGGGGGTGCAGGTGTACGCCTATGCACAGCGGGACGAGACACGGCTGGCCGACGCGGCCATTGTGTTGGGGGCGGCGGTTTTTGGCGAACGGCCGTCGCCGGTGCTGCGCGAGCGCATCAACCACGCCATCGCTTTGTACCAGACGGGAACCGTGCAGTACATCATCTTCACCGGTGGGCAGGGTGGCCCCAATGAAACGGCCGAAGCAGACGTAGCCGCCGCCTACGCGCTGGCCCAGGGTGTGCCGGAAACGGCCGTTTTGCGCGAGACCATCTCCACCAATACCGTCGAGAACCTGACCAACGCCCAACAAGTCGCCGCCGCCCACGGGCTGGACAGCTTTCTCATCGTCAGTACGCCGTTTCACATGAAGCGGGCCATGTCTATTGCCGCCGACCTGGACATGCAGGCGTACAGTTCACCAACGCGCACCATTGCCTGGATAAGCTGGTGGACAAAACTGCGGGCCTTTGCCCAGGAAATAGTGAGCTATTTGGCATACATGGGGCGGGCAGCCGTCGGCTGA
- a CDS encoding aldo/keto reductase has protein sequence MNRQTFGQTGLLVSPIGLGLAALGRPGYINLGHAQDLGGDTDVAAMERHAQTVLDAAWAAGVRYFDAARSYGRAEAFLGSWLHSRGIAAADVTVGSKWGYTYTADWQIEADKHEVKEHSLLVLRRQIGESRALLGDFLNLYQIHSATLDSGVLQNQAVLAELARLKAGGLKIGLSLSGEQQAETLYRALEIEIDDGRLLFDAVQATWNLLEPSAGAALQAAHQAGLGVIVKEALANGRLTPRSSEPKIALLRQMAAEKEATMDALALAAVLAQPWAGVVLSGAAAIDHLQANVRAVEVNWDEETAVRLQTLVETPAQYWHSRSQLAWN, from the coding sequence ATGAACCGCCAAACCTTCGGCCAAACCGGCCTCCTGGTTTCCCCCATCGGCCTGGGGCTGGCTGCCCTGGGCCGCCCCGGCTACATTAACCTGGGCCATGCCCAAGACCTGGGTGGCGACACCGACGTGGCCGCCATGGAGCGCCACGCCCAGACAGTGTTAGACGCCGCCTGGGCCGCCGGTGTGCGCTACTTCGACGCCGCTCGCTCTTACGGCCGTGCCGAAGCCTTTCTCGGCTCCTGGCTGCACAGCCGCGGCATCGCCGCCGCCGACGTGACCGTTGGCTCCAAATGGGGCTATACCTACACCGCCGACTGGCAGATCGAGGCCGACAAGCACGAAGTCAAAGAGCATTCGCTGCTCGTTTTACGGCGGCAAATCGGCGAAAGCCGCGCCTTGCTGGGCGATTTTCTGAACCTGTACCAGATTCATTCGGCCACGCTGGACAGCGGCGTGCTGCAAAACCAGGCCGTGCTGGCCGAACTGGCCCGGTTGAAGGCGGGCGGCTTGAAGATCGGCCTCTCCCTCAGCGGCGAACAGCAGGCAGAAACGCTGTATCGCGCCCTAGAAATTGAAATAGATGACGGCCGTCTTCTCTTCGACGCCGTACAGGCCACCTGGAACCTGTTGGAACCATCGGCCGGCGCGGCGCTGCAAGCCGCCCACCAGGCCGGTTTGGGGGTCATTGTGAAGGAGGCGCTGGCAAACGGCCGTCTCACACCCCGCAGCAGCGAGCCGAAAATAGCGCTCCTGCGCCAGATGGCCGCCGAGAAAGAGGCGACGATGGACGCCCTGGCCCTGGCGGCCGTGCTGGCCCAACCCTGGGCCGGCGTCGTCCTCAGCGGCGCGGCGGCGATTGACCATTTGCAGGCCAATGTCAGGGCTGTAGAGGTGAATTGGGATGAGGAGACGGCCGTGCGCCTGCAAACCCTTGTCGAAACCCCTGCCCAATACTGGCACAGCCGCAGCCAACTCGCCTGGAACTAG
- a CDS encoding YbaK/EbsC family protein codes for MTLNSVTLAQFITAQDLQAEILHLPADTPTVAAAAAVMGVEPDQIIKSVLFLADGAPVLAINNGTARIAWKRLADYLGVSRRRLKTAVASQVLAITGYPVGAVPPFGHLAPLRTVVDTAVYDQTIIYGGGGEIHALMRLTTSELRRVVGSETAPLSE; via the coding sequence ATGACATTAAACAGTGTAACCCTGGCGCAGTTCATTACGGCCCAGGACCTTCAGGCGGAGATATTGCACCTGCCGGCCGATACGCCCACCGTCGCCGCGGCGGCGGCGGTGATGGGTGTGGAACCCGACCAAATCATCAAATCGGTGTTGTTTCTGGCCGATGGCGCGCCGGTATTAGCCATTAACAACGGCACAGCGCGTATCGCCTGGAAGCGGCTGGCCGACTATTTGGGTGTGTCGCGGCGGCGGTTGAAAACGGCCGTCGCCTCCCAGGTCCTCGCTATCACCGGCTATCCGGTGGGGGCTGTGCCACCCTTTGGGCATCTTGCTCCGCTGCGAACGGTGGTGGATACGGCCGTCTACGATCAAACTATCATCTACGGCGGCGGCGGCGAAATCCACGCCCTCATGCGCCTGACGACAAGCGAACTGCGGCGCGTTGTCGGCTCTGAAACTGCCCCTTTAAGCGAATAA
- a CDS encoding DHA2 family efflux MFS transporter permease subunit, with amino-acid sequence MNLPAQPVDYSRKWFVMTAVAMSTFLATIDGSIINVAMPTLVTELDTVFALAQWVILAYLLAQTTLMPSIGRLGDMIGKKRLYTAGIAIFTLGSVLCGLAPTIYWLIGARVVQAVGSAMALGLGMAIVTEAFPPQERGKALGLNGAFVSIGVVIGPTLGGLMLNSLSWHWIFFVNLPVGLLGLVLAWRYVPDLRPSGRAQFDFAGAVTLFISLLSVLLALTMGQQVGFSDGRILALLAAGGLFLALFVWLEMRHPQPMINLRLFRQGMFSLSLLTGTMVFLTIAGTTLLLPFYLQNMRGFDTRQVGLMMAFIPVFLGVAAPLSGAASDRYGTRIIASAGLLILAAGLWVMRGFDAQTAVIGFALGVMPIGLGIGVFQSPNNSAVMGSVPPEHLGVASGLLGLSRTLGQTTGIALFGAFWAARTAAYAGGPLPGGATIAPIPAQIAGLSDTFMAMLLLVLVALSLSLWAISQTRRTHKKAAA; translated from the coding sequence ATGAACCTACCCGCCCAACCAGTTGATTACAGTCGCAAATGGTTTGTGATGACGGCCGTTGCCATGAGTACCTTTTTGGCGACCATAGACGGCAGCATCATCAACGTCGCCATGCCTACCTTGGTGACAGAGCTAGACACCGTGTTTGCCCTGGCCCAATGGGTCATACTGGCTTATCTGCTGGCTCAGACCACCCTGATGCCCAGTATCGGCCGTCTGGGAGACATGATCGGCAAGAAACGGCTGTATACGGCCGGTATCGCCATCTTTACCCTCGGTTCCGTGTTGTGTGGTCTCGCGCCCACCATCTATTGGCTGATTGGGGCGCGGGTGGTGCAGGCTGTGGGGTCGGCGATGGCCTTGGGCCTGGGCATGGCGATTGTCACCGAAGCCTTTCCGCCCCAGGAGCGGGGCAAAGCGCTGGGGCTGAACGGCGCCTTTGTTTCCATTGGCGTGGTCATCGGCCCTACTCTGGGCGGTTTGATGCTCAATTCGTTGAGCTGGCACTGGATTTTCTTCGTCAACCTGCCGGTTGGCCTGTTGGGGCTGGTATTGGCCTGGCGCTATGTGCCCGATTTACGGCCGTCTGGCCGGGCACAGTTCGATTTTGCCGGGGCGGTGACTTTGTTTATCAGCCTATTGTCTGTGTTGTTGGCCTTGACGATGGGGCAGCAGGTTGGGTTTAGCGATGGGCGCATTTTGGCTTTGCTGGCCGCCGGCGGCCTCTTCCTGGCGCTGTTTGTATGGCTGGAAATGCGCCATCCCCAGCCGATGATCAATTTGCGCCTGTTTCGTCAGGGCATGTTCAGTCTCAGCCTGCTCACCGGGACGATGGTCTTCCTGACCATTGCCGGGACCACCTTGCTGCTGCCCTTTTACCTGCAAAATATGCGCGGCTTCGATACGCGCCAGGTGGGGCTGATGATGGCTTTTATCCCTGTGTTTCTGGGCGTGGCCGCGCCGCTGTCTGGCGCAGCCTCCGACCGCTACGGCACACGGATCATCGCCAGCGCCGGATTGCTTATCCTGGCGGCCGGATTGTGGGTGATGCGCGGGTTTGATGCGCAAACGGCCGTCATCGGTTTTGCCCTCGGCGTCATGCCCATTGGTCTGGGTATTGGCGTCTTCCAATCGCCCAACAACAGCGCCGTCATGGGGTCGGTCCCGCCCGAACACCTGGGCGTGGCCTCCGGTCTGTTGGGCCTCAGCCGCACCCTGGGGCAGACGACAGGCATTGCCCTGTTTGGCGCGTTTTGGGCCGCCCGTACCGCCGCTTATGCTGGGGGGCCACTGCCCGGCGGCGCTACCATCGCCCCCATTCCGGCGCAAATCGCCGGCCTGAGCGATACGTTTATGGCAATGCTGCTGCTGGTGCTGGTGGCTCTATCGCTCAGCCTGTGGGCTATTAGCCAGACGCGGCGCACGCACAAAAAAGCTGCCGCCTGA
- a CDS encoding dienelactone hydrolase family protein — MRPLELVILAGHLLTVGWLYANPHADATAERVVALLVPLLVIVHMLLERPRWQMAPAYLQSVVVLTAVSAGRWSVFALNGWAVLAGVLLYLAAVALPYVLAVPNLPKPTGRYAIGTRTVYLVDRTRPDIFGETGDEPRELMVQVWYPAERTAGARRAPFIADFKIGGPAIARRFGFPPFILRHVDLAKTHGYLDLPVAAAGTPFPVLTFSHGYLGLHSQNTWQMEELASHGYVVVAPNHTHGAICTVFPDGRVVFGMTAPPDDMPLEQAGRRGIQQWAEDVAFVLDQMVCWQADPAHLFYGRLDFARVGSLGHSMGGGTAVQFAANDRRCRALLLLDPWLRPLDDSIIHQGFAFPVLSLMSEGEFGKSNGLLADRLAAASRPPGMVATITGSGHYDYSDLPLLSPVTRMFGAKGPINGRRAARIINEYTLAFFEAALKERPSSLLAGEARYPEVRWRPGMDSL; from the coding sequence ATGCGACCATTGGAACTTGTCATCCTGGCCGGTCATTTATTGACGGTTGGCTGGCTTTATGCCAATCCACACGCGGATGCGACGGCCGAACGGGTTGTGGCCCTGCTCGTGCCGCTGCTCGTCATTGTCCATATGCTGTTGGAACGGCCGCGCTGGCAGATGGCCCCGGCTTATTTGCAATCGGTGGTGGTGCTGACGGCCGTTTCTGCCGGTAGATGGTCGGTGTTTGCCTTGAACGGTTGGGCTGTTTTGGCCGGCGTTTTGCTCTATCTGGCGGCGGTGGCTTTGCCCTATGTTCTGGCTGTGCCCAACCTGCCCAAACCAACCGGCCGCTACGCCATCGGCACACGCACCGTCTACCTGGTGGACAGGACACGGCCGGACATCTTTGGCGAAACAGGTGACGAACCGCGTGAATTAATGGTCCAGGTGTGGTATCCAGCGGAGCGAACGGCCGGCGCCAGACGCGCTCCGTTCATCGCCGATTTTAAGATTGGCGGTCCGGCCATCGCCCGCCGTTTTGGGTTTCCGCCCTTTATTTTGCGCCACGTGGACCTGGCCAAGACGCACGGCTATTTGGATTTGCCGGTCGCCGCCGCTGGCACGCCGTTTCCGGTGCTGACCTTTTCGCATGGCTATCTGGGGCTGCATTCGCAAAACACCTGGCAGATGGAGGAGTTAGCCAGCCACGGTTATGTGGTGGTGGCCCCCAACCACACACATGGGGCGATCTGCACGGTGTTTCCCGACGGCCGTGTGGTCTTTGGCATGACCGCACCGCCAGATGATATGCCGTTGGAGCAGGCAGGGCGGCGGGGCATTCAGCAGTGGGCGGAGGACGTGGCTTTTGTGCTGGACCAGATGGTCTGTTGGCAGGCGGACCCGGCGCATCTCTTTTACGGCCGTTTGGATTTTGCCCGTGTTGGCAGTTTGGGGCATTCGATGGGCGGGGGCACGGCGGTGCAGTTTGCCGCCAATGACCGGCGCTGCCGGGCGCTGCTGTTGTTGGACCCCTGGTTACGGCCGTTGGACGACTCTATCATCCACCAGGGATTTGCTTTCCCAGTTTTGTCGCTGATGAGCGAAGGGGAATTTGGCAAAAGCAACGGGCTGTTGGCCGACAGGCTGGCCGCCGCCAGCCGCCCGCCGGGCATGGTGGCGACCATCACCGGCAGCGGCCATTACGATTACAGCGATTTGCCGCTGCTGTCGCCGGTGACACGCATGTTTGGCGCCAAGGGGCCGATTAACGGCCGTCGCGCCGCACGCATCATCAATGAGTATACATTGGCCTTTTTTGAGGCGGCATTAAAGGAACGGCCGTCATCGCTGCTGGCTGGCGAAGCGCGCTACCCGGAGGTCCGGTGGCGCCCGGGAATGGACTCGCTTTAG
- a CDS encoding patatin-like phospholipase family protein, translating into MTHYPFKNLVFQGGGMKYLAYLGVIPVLEEVGILPQIERVGGTSAGALLAAILSFRLSAAESIAIFRTLDYSKIPGLKTAVRMPSRLLNANLGKELAHNVDGFNRLLRHYGWYDTDYAHNWMLETISAQIGYGQATFADFRARGFRDLHVVATNVSQHRLEIFSADTTPNTAVADALLISQSMPLFFAAPQFDGRTLGQGDFYGDGGILANYPIHLFDAPQYNANHRLNEHSVNWETLGCRLYTPSDCPDSGRRPVSNLAFYLSNLFETWMEAQTTAYEQRPMDRQRTINVSNCCVSTIDFNLRPDPNNETYQKLLDAGETAVRQFLDQYTTPDLPDTRPLSEQLRRRIDRFFNFRNRPTIGN; encoded by the coding sequence ATGACCCACTATCCATTCAAAAACCTGGTCTTTCAAGGCGGCGGCATGAAGTACCTGGCCTATCTGGGCGTCATCCCCGTGTTAGAAGAAGTGGGCATTCTGCCGCAAATCGAGCGCGTCGGCGGAACTTCGGCCGGGGCGCTGCTGGCGGCCATTCTCAGCTTTCGCCTCAGCGCGGCTGAGAGTATCGCCATTTTCCGCACGCTGGACTACAGCAAAATACCAGGACTCAAAACGGCCGTGCGTATGCCCTCTCGTCTCCTCAACGCCAACCTGGGCAAAGAACTGGCCCACAACGTGGATGGCTTCAACCGGCTGCTGCGCCATTATGGCTGGTACGACACCGATTACGCCCATAACTGGATGCTGGAAACCATCTCCGCCCAAATCGGCTACGGCCAGGCCACCTTTGCCGACTTTCGGGCCAGGGGTTTCCGTGACCTGCACGTCGTTGCTACCAATGTTTCGCAGCACCGCTTAGAAATTTTTTCCGCCGATACCACCCCGAATACGGCCGTCGCCGACGCCCTCCTCATCTCCCAATCCATGCCCCTCTTTTTCGCCGCGCCCCAATTTGATGGGCGCACCCTCGGCCAGGGGGATTTCTACGGCGATGGCGGTATCCTCGCCAATTACCCGATTCACCTGTTTGATGCGCCCCAGTACAACGCCAATCATCGCTTAAATGAACACAGTGTGAACTGGGAAACGTTGGGCTGCCGCCTCTACACGCCATCTGACTGCCCCGACTCTGGCCGCCGCCCCGTCTCCAATCTGGCCTTCTACCTGAGCAACCTGTTCGAGACATGGATGGAAGCGCAGACCACCGCCTATGAACAGCGGCCCATGGATCGCCAGCGTACCATTAACGTCAGCAACTGCTGCGTCTCGACGATTGATTTCAACTTGCGGCCCGACCCGAACAATGAAACGTATCAGAAACTGTTGGACGCGGGGGAAACGGCCGTGCGCCAATTCTTAGACCAGTACACCACACCGGACCTGCCCGACACCCGCCCGCTCTCGGAACAGTTACGCCGGCGAATTGACCGCTTCTTCAACTTTCGCAACCGCCCAACCATAGGCAACTAA
- a CDS encoding zinc-binding dehydrogenase — translation MKAVVFHEHGTLEKVSYTDVAEPQLGPDEVLLQVKAAALNRLDLWVLAGWPGLNLKLPHVMGSDGAGVIAQVGANVAGFTPGDRVAVNPTLFCGRCAYCRRGQDNMCQQFAILGEHVDGFFADYTAVPAHNLLKLPDHISFATAAAASLVFVTAWHSLIKAGRLQAGESVLIVGAGGGVNTAAIQIAKLAGAGPIYVIGSSEEKLAQARALGADVTINRQAEDWGRALFKATQRQGVDVVVDNVGAATYAASLRALKRGGRLLTVGNTSGPQFEIDNRLIFGKQLRIIGSTMGTSSDYEEVMALVFNGRLRPIIHATYPLADGPAALKRLQDGDVSGKLVLSHG, via the coding sequence GTGAAAGCTGTCGTTTTTCATGAACATGGGACGCTGGAAAAAGTGAGCTATACAGACGTGGCCGAGCCACAGCTTGGGCCGGATGAGGTGCTGCTGCAAGTGAAAGCGGCGGCGCTGAACCGGCTGGATTTGTGGGTGCTGGCCGGCTGGCCGGGACTCAATCTAAAACTGCCGCACGTCATGGGCAGCGATGGCGCGGGCGTCATCGCCCAGGTGGGAGCCAATGTGGCCGGGTTTACCCCTGGCGACCGGGTGGCGGTGAATCCGACGCTGTTTTGTGGCCGCTGCGCTTACTGCCGCCGCGGCCAGGACAATATGTGCCAGCAGTTTGCCATCCTGGGCGAACACGTGGATGGCTTTTTTGCCGATTATACGGCCGTGCCCGCCCACAACCTCCTCAAACTTCCCGACCACATCTCTTTTGCTACCGCCGCCGCCGCTTCGCTGGTGTTTGTCACCGCCTGGCATTCGCTCATCAAGGCCGGCCGTTTACAGGCTGGTGAATCGGTGTTGATTGTCGGCGCGGGCGGCGGCGTCAACACAGCGGCCATCCAGATCGCCAAATTAGCCGGGGCGGGGCCAATCTACGTAATCGGCTCTTCAGAGGAAAAGCTGGCCCAGGCGCGGGCATTGGGCGCAGATGTCACTATCAACCGGCAGGCTGAAGATTGGGGCCGGGCATTGTTCAAGGCCACGCAGCGCCAGGGGGTAGACGTGGTGGTAGACAATGTCGGCGCGGCCACTTATGCCGCCTCGCTGCGCGCGCTGAAGCGCGGCGGCCGTTTACTAACCGTCGGCAATACCAGCGGCCCTCAATTCGAGATTGACAATCGGCTGATTTTTGGCAAGCAGTTGCGCATCATCGGCAGTACCATGGGAACAAGCAGCGACTATGAAGAAGTCATGGCGTTGGTGTTTAACGGCCGTCTCCGCCCCATCATCCACGCCACCTACCCCCTGGCCGATGGGCCAGCCGCCCTCAAGCGTCTGCAAGACGGCGATGTCAGTGGTAAACTGGTTTTGTCCCATGGGTGA
- a CDS encoding tetratricopeptide repeat protein: protein METKDKRIAQARELREQDQLEASQAILLALMDEFPEDPVVLYEVGGSYDVMGQERDAIPYYEDAVEEGLSGDDLQECLICLGSCHRVIGEFAEAVAVLETAVAQFPDNKSGHVFLALAYYSNDQKEAAMRTLLDVLLQTTTNEDILAYADVFEFYKDNLEEVWDEE, encoded by the coding sequence GTGGAGACAAAAGACAAACGTATTGCCCAGGCGCGAGAACTGCGCGAACAGGATCAATTGGAAGCATCGCAGGCCATATTGCTGGCCTTGATGGACGAGTTCCCGGAAGACCCGGTGGTGTTGTATGAAGTGGGCGGCTCTTACGACGTGATGGGCCAGGAACGGGACGCCATCCCGTATTACGAAGATGCCGTGGAAGAGGGCCTCAGCGGTGACGATTTGCAGGAGTGCCTGATTTGCCTGGGAAGCTGCCATCGGGTGATTGGCGAGTTTGCCGAGGCGGTGGCGGTGTTGGAAACGGCCGTCGCCCAATTCCCAGACAATAAAAGCGGCCACGTCTTCCTGGCCCTGGCTTACTACAGCAACGACCAGAAAGAAGCCGCCATGCGCACCCTGCTGGATGTGCTGCTGCAAACCACCACCAACGAAGACATCCTGGCCTACGCCGACGTCTTTGAATTTTACAAAGACAACCTGGAAGAAGTCTGGGATGAAGAGTAA